In Fusobacterium nucleatum, the genomic stretch ATGTATGGGAATTACTATTATTTAGTGGATATTTAACTATAAAAGAAAAAATAGATAGAAGAAACTATATATTAAAAATACCTAATCAAGAAATAAGAGAATTTTTTAAAGATGAATTTATTGACTTGTATTTTAGAGAAAGTAAATTAAAAAAAATTTTAAATGCTTTAAAAGAAAATAATATAGAAGAATTTGAAAGAATTTTTCAAAATATGCTTTTAAGTTCAATCAGTACTTGGGATACAACTAAAGAAGACTTTTATCACGGACTATCTTTTGGAATGTTAAGCTATTTAGATGGAGAATACTATGTAACATCTAACTTTGAAAGTGGCTACGGAAGATATGATATTATAGCAGAACCAAGAAATAAGAATAAAAGAGGTTTTATTATTGAATGTAAAATAGTGAAAGATGAAAAAGATTTAGAAAAAATGTCTAAGGAAGCTATTGAACAGATAAAAAATAAAAAGTATGACACTAAATTAAAAGAAAGAGGAATTAAAGAAATAACTTTATTAGGTTTAGCTTTTTGTGGAAAGAGAATGAAAGTTAGTTATGAATAAAGGAATAGAAATTGCTATATTTAAAATTTTTATAGCAATTTTTTCTATTTTCAAAATAAATTTCCAAAATATATTATTTTGAATAAATAAAAAAATTTTAATATATTCTATAATAATACTTAAAATTTATACTTGTATCAATTAATAAAATATGGTAGAATTATTTAAATATTTTGATTTAATAAATATTTTTTAAAAGTTAATTAAAAGTTAATTTATGGGAGAAATGAATAAATGAAAAAATTTAGAAAAACAAATGAAGTTGATGACTTAGATTTAGATAACTTAGAATCTGAAGAAGAAATAATAGAAGAAAAAAAAGATGATAAAAAAAAGATACCTAAAATAATTTTAAATATAATCTTAATTATAGCAATAATAAAATTAGGTTCTAATGTATTTCAAAGATATTATTTTAATGAATTTTATTATAAAGCACCAAACTTATTAGGACTTAGTATAGATGAAGCTAAGAAAACTATATCTCATTCTGCTTTAAATATTAGAGAGATGGGAGAAGTTTATTCTGATTTACCTTATGGAACAGTAGCTTTACAAGAACCATCAGAAGGAACTATTGTAAAAAGAGCAAGGAATATAAAAATATGGGTAAGTAAAGAATCTCCATCAGTATTCCTAGATGATTTAGTTGGAATGAACTATATAGAAGCAAGTTCTTTGCTTAATAAAAATGGTATGAAGGTTGGAGAAGTTAAAAGAATAAAATCAGATTTGCCTATCAATCAAGTTATTGCAACTTCACCAAAAAGTGGGGAACCTATATCAAGAGGACAGGAGTTTAATTTCTTAATAAGCAATGGATTAGAATAAGGGGGCATAAAAATTCAAGGTATAGTAATTAACAAAATTCAAGGCTTTTATTATGTTGAAAGCAATAATAAAGTTTTTGAATGCAAATTAAGAGGAATTTTAAAAAAAACTAATAATAAATATAATTGTGTTGTAGGAGATAGAGTTGAAATCTCTGAGAATAATACAATAGTTGAAATATTTAAAAGAGATAATATGCTTATAAGACCCATTGTTGCAAATGTTGATTATTTAGCAATACAGTTTGCAGCAAAGCATCCGAATATAGATTTTGAAAGAATAAATCTTTTATTATTAACAGCATTTTATTACAAGGTAAAACCTATTGTAATAGTAAATAAAATAGATTATTTAACAGAAGAAGAATTAAGTGGATTAAAAGAAAAATTGTCTTTTTTAGAAAAGATATCTGTACCGATGTTTTTGATTTCTTGTCATCAAAATATTGGCTTAGAAGAAGTTGAAAATTTTTTAAAGGATAAAATAACAGTAATTGGTGGACCTAGTGGGGTAGGGAAATCAAGTTTTATTAATTTTCTACAAAGTGAAAGAATTTTAAAAACTGGTAAAATCAGTGAAAGATTACAAAGAGGAAAACATACAACAAGAGATTCTAATATGATTAAAATGAAAGCAGGTGGCTATATAATAGACACTCCTGGCTTTTCTTCAATAGAAGTTCCAAATATAGAAAATAGAGAAGAATTAATTTCATTATTTCCAGAATTTTCAAATATAGAAAGTTGTAAATTTTTGAATTGTTCTCATACACATGAGCCAGGTTGTAATGTAAAAAGAGAAGTAGAAGAAAATAAAATATCAAAAGATAGATATGATTTTTATAAAAAAACTTTGGAAATTTTGTTAGAAAGGTGGAATCGGTATGACTAATGGGATTAAGATAGCTCCATCCATATTATCAAGTGATTTTTCAAAACTTGGTGAGGAGGTTGTAGCTATTGATAAAGCAGGAGCAGACTATGTTCATATAGATGTTATGGATGGGCAGTTTGTACCTAATTTAACTTTTGGACCTCCTGTAATTAAATGTATAAGAAAATGCACAGAGCTTGTATTTGATGTACATTTGATGATAGATAAACCAGAGAGATATATTGAAGATTTTGTAAAAGCAGGAGCAGATATTGTCGTTGTTCATGCAGAATCAACAATACATTTACATAGAGTGATACAGCAAATAAAATCTTTTGGAGTGAAAGCAGGAGTGTCACTAAATCCATCAACACCAGAAGAAGTATTAAAATATATTATAAATGATATTGATATGGTGTTAGTTATGAGTGTAAATCCTGGTTTTGGTGGACAAAAATTTATACCAGCAGTTATTGAAAAAATTAAGGCAATAAAGAAAATGAGGACAGATATAGATATAGAA encodes the following:
- a CDS encoding PASTA domain-containing protein encodes the protein MKKFRKTNEVDDLDLDNLESEEEIIEEKKDDKKKIPKIILNIILIIAIIKLGSNVFQRYYFNEFYYKAPNLLGLSIDEAKKTISHSALNIREMGEVYSDLPYGTVALQEPSEGTIVKRARNIKIWVSKESPSVFLDDLVGMNYIEASSLLNKNGMKVGEVKRIKSDLPINQVIATSPKSGEPISRGQEFNFLISNGLE
- the rsgA gene encoding ribosome small subunit-dependent GTPase A; protein product: MNKIQGFYYVESNNKVFECKLRGILKKTNNKYNCVVGDRVEISENNTIVEIFKRDNMLIRPIVANVDYLAIQFAAKHPNIDFERINLLLLTAFYYKVKPIVIVNKIDYLTEEELSGLKEKLSFLEKISVPMFLISCHQNIGLEEVENFLKDKITVIGGPSGVGKSSFINFLQSERILKTGKISERLQRGKHTTRDSNMIKMKAGGYIIDTPGFSSIEVPNIENREELISLFPEFSNIESCKFLNCSHTHEPGCNVKREVEENKISKDRYDFYKKTLEILLERWNRYD
- the rpe gene encoding ribulose-phosphate 3-epimerase encodes the protein MTNGIKIAPSILSSDFSKLGEEVVAIDKAGADYVHIDVMDGQFVPNLTFGPPVIKCIRKCTELVFDVHLMIDKPERYIEDFVKAGADIVVVHAESTIHLHRVIQQIKSFGVKAGVSLNPSTPEEVLKYIINDIDMVLVMSVNPGFGGQKFIPAVIEKIKAIKKMRTDIDIEVDGGITDETIKVCADAGANIFVAGSYVFSGNYKERIDLLKLKAK